In the genome of Magnolia sinica isolate HGM2019 chromosome 2, MsV1, whole genome shotgun sequence, one region contains:
- the LOC131229134 gene encoding cytochrome P450 724B1-like, with the protein MNGLISFPLYIPGTPYARAVQARARISSTVKAIVEERRSKGEDSAGNKKSDFLEILLSANSLSEDERVSFVLDSLLGGCETTSLLMALAVLFLGQSPAALQQLRLDTIFLSPSLLAISSSI; encoded by the exons ATGAATGGACTCATCTCCTTTCCACTATATATTCCAGGCACTCCATATGCAAGAGCTGTTCAG GCTAGAGCAAGAATATCTTCTACAGTGAAAGCTATAGTTGAAGAGAGAAGATCAAAGGGAGAGGACTCTGCTGGTAATAAGAAAAGTGATTTCCTTGAAATACTCCTATCAGCAAATAGCCTGTCTGAGGATGAAAGGGTCAGCTTTGTACTGGATTCTTTGTTGGGTGGATGTGAAACCACCTCCCTCCTCATGGCATTGGCAGTTCTCTTCTTGGGTCAATCACCAGCTGCTCTGCAACAACTGAGGTTAGACAccatctttctctctccttcccttttAGCCATTTCAAGCTCCATATAA